The following proteins are co-located in the Theropithecus gelada isolate Dixy chromosome 19, Tgel_1.0, whole genome shotgun sequence genome:
- the FBXL12 gene encoding F-box/LRR-repeat protein 12 isoform X4, producing the protein MRPKVMWHLLRRYMASRLHSLRMGGYLFSGSQAPQLSPALLRALGQKCPNLKRLCLHVADLSMVPITSLPSTLRTLELHSCEISMAWLHKQQDPTVLPLLECIVLDRVPAFRDEHLQGLTRFRALRSLVLGGTYRVTETGLDAGLQELSYLQRLEVLGCTLSADSTLLAISRHLRDVRKIRLTVRGLSAPGLAVLEGMPALESLCLQGPLITPEMPSPTEILSSCLTMPKLRVLELQGLGWEGQEAEKILCKGLPHCMVIVRACPKESMDWWM; encoded by the coding sequence ATGCGACCTAAAGTCATGTGGCACCTCCTTCGAAGGTACATGGCATCCCGGCTCCATTCCCTGCGGATGGGTGGCTACTTGTTCTCTGGCTCCCAGGCCCCCCAGTTGTCCCCTGCTCTGTTGAGAGCCCTGGGCCAGAAATGCCCCAACCTGAAGCGCCTCTGCCTACACGTGGCCGACCTGAGCATGGTGCCCATCACCAGCCTGCCCAGCACCCTGAGGACCCTGGAGCTGCACAGCTGCGAGATCTCTATGGCTTGGCTCCACAAGCAGCAGGACCCCACCGTGCTGCCACTGCTCGAATGCATCGTGCTGGACCGCGTCCCCGCCTTCCGCGACGAGCACCTGCAGGGTCTGACGCGCTTCCGGGCCTTGCGCTCGCTGGTGCTGGGTGGCACCTACCGTGTGACCGAGACAGGGCTGGATGCTGGCCTGCAGGAGCTCAGCTATCTGCAGAGGCTGGAGGTGCTGGGCTGCACCCTGTCTGCTGACAGCACCCTGCTGGCTATCAGCCGCCACCTCCGGGATGTGCGCAAGATCCGGCTGACCGTGAGGGGCCTCTCTGCCCCTGGCCTGGCTGTCCTGGAGGGAATGCCGGCCTTGGAGAGTCTGTGCCTGCAGGGTCCCCTCATCACCCCGGAAATGCCCTCCCCCACTGAAatcctctcctcctgcctcactaTGCCCAAGCTCAGAGTCCTTGAGctgcaggggctgggctgggagggtCAGGAGGCGGAGAAGATCCTGTGTAAGGGGCTGCCCCACTGTATGGTCATTGTCAGGGCCTGCCCCAAAGAGTCTATGGACTGGTGGATGTAA
- the FBXL12 gene encoding F-box/LRR-repeat protein 12 isoform X3, with protein sequence MATLVELPDSVLLEIFSYLPMRPKVMWHLLRRYMASRLHSLRMGGYLFSGSQAPQLSPALLRALGQKCPNLKRLCLHVADLSMVPITSLPSTLRTLELHSCEISMAWLHKQQDPTVLPLLECIVLDRVPAFRDEHLQGLTRFRALRSLVLGGTYRVTETGLDAGLQELSYLQRLEVLGCTLSADSTLLAISRHLRDVRKIRLTVRGLSAPGLAVLEGMPALESLCLQGPLITPEMPSPTEILSSCLTMPKLRVLELQGLGWEGQEAEKILCKGLPHCMVIVRACPKESMDWWM encoded by the exons ATGGCGACTTTGGTCGAACTGCCGGACTCAGTCCTGCTTGAGATCTTCTCTTACCTCCCG ATGCGACCTAAAGTCATGTGGCACCTCCTTCGAAGGTACATGGCATCCCGGCTCCATTCCCTGCGGATGGGTGGCTACTTGTTCTCTGGCTCCCAGGCCCCCCAGTTGTCCCCTGCTCTGTTGAGAGCCCTGGGCCAGAAATGCCCCAACCTGAAGCGCCTCTGCCTACACGTGGCCGACCTGAGCATGGTGCCCATCACCAGCCTGCCCAGCACCCTGAGGACCCTGGAGCTGCACAGCTGCGAGATCTCTATGGCTTGGCTCCACAAGCAGCAGGACCCCACCGTGCTGCCACTGCTCGAATGCATCGTGCTGGACCGCGTCCCCGCCTTCCGCGACGAGCACCTGCAGGGTCTGACGCGCTTCCGGGCCTTGCGCTCGCTGGTGCTGGGTGGCACCTACCGTGTGACCGAGACAGGGCTGGATGCTGGCCTGCAGGAGCTCAGCTATCTGCAGAGGCTGGAGGTGCTGGGCTGCACCCTGTCTGCTGACAGCACCCTGCTGGCTATCAGCCGCCACCTCCGGGATGTGCGCAAGATCCGGCTGACCGTGAGGGGCCTCTCTGCCCCTGGCCTGGCTGTCCTGGAGGGAATGCCGGCCTTGGAGAGTCTGTGCCTGCAGGGTCCCCTCATCACCCCGGAAATGCCCTCCCCCACTGAAatcctctcctcctgcctcactaTGCCCAAGCTCAGAGTCCTTGAGctgcaggggctgggctgggagggtCAGGAGGCGGAGAAGATCCTGTGTAAGGGGCTGCCCCACTGTATGGTCATTGTCAGGGCCTGCCCCAAAGAGTCTATGGACTGGTGGATGTAA
- the FBXL12 gene encoding F-box/LRR-repeat protein 12 isoform X1 produces the protein MATLVELPDSVLLEIFSYLPGLSPLEEAGGRPVAVATCRPDALHGWSAVARSWLTATSASWVQAIPLPQLPEYLALQMRPKVMWHLLRRYMASRLHSLRMGGYLFSGSQAPQLSPALLRALGQKCPNLKRLCLHVADLSMVPITSLPSTLRTLELHSCEISMAWLHKQQDPTVLPLLECIVLDRVPAFRDEHLQGLTRFRALRSLVLGGTYRVTETGLDAGLQELSYLQRLEVLGCTLSADSTLLAISRHLRDVRKIRLTVRGLSAPGLAVLEGMPALESLCLQGPLITPEMPSPTEILSSCLTMPKLRVLELQGLGWEGQEAEKILCKGLPHCMVIVRACPKESMDWWM, from the exons ATGGCGACTTTGGTCGAACTGCCGGACTCAGTCCTGCTTGAGATCTTCTCTTACCTCCCG GGTCTGTCACCGCTGGAAGAGGCTGGTGGACGACCGGTGGCTGTGGCGACATGTCGACCTGACGCTCTACACG gctggagtgcagtggcacgatcttggctcactgcaacctctgcctcctgggttcaagcgattcccctgcctcagcttcctgagtacctggcactacag ATGCGACCTAAAGTCATGTGGCACCTCCTTCGAAGGTACATGGCATCCCGGCTCCATTCCCTGCGGATGGGTGGCTACTTGTTCTCTGGCTCCCAGGCCCCCCAGTTGTCCCCTGCTCTGTTGAGAGCCCTGGGCCAGAAATGCCCCAACCTGAAGCGCCTCTGCCTACACGTGGCCGACCTGAGCATGGTGCCCATCACCAGCCTGCCCAGCACCCTGAGGACCCTGGAGCTGCACAGCTGCGAGATCTCTATGGCTTGGCTCCACAAGCAGCAGGACCCCACCGTGCTGCCACTGCTCGAATGCATCGTGCTGGACCGCGTCCCCGCCTTCCGCGACGAGCACCTGCAGGGTCTGACGCGCTTCCGGGCCTTGCGCTCGCTGGTGCTGGGTGGCACCTACCGTGTGACCGAGACAGGGCTGGATGCTGGCCTGCAGGAGCTCAGCTATCTGCAGAGGCTGGAGGTGCTGGGCTGCACCCTGTCTGCTGACAGCACCCTGCTGGCTATCAGCCGCCACCTCCGGGATGTGCGCAAGATCCGGCTGACCGTGAGGGGCCTCTCTGCCCCTGGCCTGGCTGTCCTGGAGGGAATGCCGGCCTTGGAGAGTCTGTGCCTGCAGGGTCCCCTCATCACCCCGGAAATGCCCTCCCCCACTGAAatcctctcctcctgcctcactaTGCCCAAGCTCAGAGTCCTTGAGctgcaggggctgggctgggagggtCAGGAGGCGGAGAAGATCCTGTGTAAGGGGCTGCCCCACTGTATGGTCATTGTCAGGGCCTGCCCCAAAGAGTCTATGGACTGGTGGATGTAA
- the FBXL12 gene encoding F-box/LRR-repeat protein 12 isoform X2: protein MATLVELPDSVLLEIFSYLPVRDRIRISRVCHRWKRLVDDRWLWRHVDLTLYTMRPKVMWHLLRRYMASRLHSLRMGGYLFSGSQAPQLSPALLRALGQKCPNLKRLCLHVADLSMVPITSLPSTLRTLELHSCEISMAWLHKQQDPTVLPLLECIVLDRVPAFRDEHLQGLTRFRALRSLVLGGTYRVTETGLDAGLQELSYLQRLEVLGCTLSADSTLLAISRHLRDVRKIRLTVRGLSAPGLAVLEGMPALESLCLQGPLITPEMPSPTEILSSCLTMPKLRVLELQGLGWEGQEAEKILCKGLPHCMVIVRACPKESMDWWM, encoded by the exons ATGGCGACTTTGGTCGAACTGCCGGACTCAGTCCTGCTTGAGATCTTCTCTTACCTCCCGGTACGGGACCGGATCCGCATCTCCAG GGTCTGTCACCGCTGGAAGAGGCTGGTGGACGACCGGTGGCTGTGGCGACATGTCGACCTGACGCTCTACACG ATGCGACCTAAAGTCATGTGGCACCTCCTTCGAAGGTACATGGCATCCCGGCTCCATTCCCTGCGGATGGGTGGCTACTTGTTCTCTGGCTCCCAGGCCCCCCAGTTGTCCCCTGCTCTGTTGAGAGCCCTGGGCCAGAAATGCCCCAACCTGAAGCGCCTCTGCCTACACGTGGCCGACCTGAGCATGGTGCCCATCACCAGCCTGCCCAGCACCCTGAGGACCCTGGAGCTGCACAGCTGCGAGATCTCTATGGCTTGGCTCCACAAGCAGCAGGACCCCACCGTGCTGCCACTGCTCGAATGCATCGTGCTGGACCGCGTCCCCGCCTTCCGCGACGAGCACCTGCAGGGTCTGACGCGCTTCCGGGCCTTGCGCTCGCTGGTGCTGGGTGGCACCTACCGTGTGACCGAGACAGGGCTGGATGCTGGCCTGCAGGAGCTCAGCTATCTGCAGAGGCTGGAGGTGCTGGGCTGCACCCTGTCTGCTGACAGCACCCTGCTGGCTATCAGCCGCCACCTCCGGGATGTGCGCAAGATCCGGCTGACCGTGAGGGGCCTCTCTGCCCCTGGCCTGGCTGTCCTGGAGGGAATGCCGGCCTTGGAGAGTCTGTGCCTGCAGGGTCCCCTCATCACCCCGGAAATGCCCTCCCCCACTGAAatcctctcctcctgcctcactaTGCCCAAGCTCAGAGTCCTTGAGctgcaggggctgggctgggagggtCAGGAGGCGGAGAAGATCCTGTGTAAGGGGCTGCCCCACTGTATGGTCATTGTCAGGGCCTGCCCCAAAGAGTCTATGGACTGGTGGATGTAA
- the UBL5 gene encoding ubiquitin-like protein 5, which translates to MIEVVCNDRLGKKVRVKCNTDDTIGDLKKLIAAQTGTRWNKIVLKKWYTIFKDHVSLGDYEIHDGMNLELYYQ; encoded by the exons ATGATCGAGGTTGTTTGCAACGACCGGCTGGGGAAGAAGGTCCGCGTTAAATGCAA CACGGATGATACTATCGGGGACCTTAAGAAGCTGATTGCAGCCCAAACTGGCACCCGTTGGAACAAGATTGTCCTGAAGAAGTG GTACACGATTTTTAAGGACCACGTGTCTCTGGGGGACT ATGAAATCCACGATGGGATGAACCTGGAGCTTTATTACCAATAG